The Saccharopolyspora gloriosae genome has a segment encoding these proteins:
- the nuoI gene encoding NADH-quinone oxidoreductase subunit NuoI encodes MFDPLKGFGVTFSTMFKKVVTEEYPEVKKVTAPRFHGRHQLNRHPDGLEKCVGCELCAWACPADAIFVEGGDNTDEQRYSPGERFGADYQINYLRCIGCGLCIEACPTRSLTMTNEYETADDDRQNLIYTKEDLLAPLLPGMEQPPHPMRLGEDEQDYYVRGPELARQTGVPEGETVETGQEEARR; translated from the coding sequence GTGTTTGATCCGTTGAAAGGTTTCGGCGTCACCTTCTCGACCATGTTCAAGAAGGTCGTCACCGAGGAATATCCCGAGGTCAAGAAGGTCACCGCGCCCCGGTTCCACGGTCGTCACCAGCTCAACCGGCATCCGGACGGGCTGGAGAAGTGCGTGGGCTGCGAGCTGTGCGCCTGGGCCTGCCCGGCCGACGCGATCTTCGTCGAGGGCGGCGACAACACCGACGAACAGCGCTACTCGCCCGGTGAGCGCTTCGGCGCGGACTACCAGATCAACTACCTGCGCTGCATCGGCTGCGGCCTGTGCATCGAGGCCTGTCCGACGCGCTCGCTGACCATGACCAACGAGTACGAGACGGCCGACGACGACCGGCAGAACCTCATCTACACCAAGGAGGACCTGCTGGCCCCGCTGCTGCCCGGCATGGAGCAGCCGCCGCACCCGATGCGGCTCGGCGAGGACGAGCAGGACTACTACGTGCGCGGCCCCGAACTGGCGCGGCAGACCGGCGTGCCCGAGGGCGAGACCGTTGAGACCGGCCAAGAGGAGGCCCGACGGTGA
- the nuoH gene encoding NADH-quinone oxidoreductase subunit NuoH — MTRTAELLADDPIWLILIKVVVIFAFLVLMTLLTIWAERRVIGRMQHRPGPNRAGPFGILQSLADGLKLAFKEDIRPVMADKWVYFLAPVISATPALVSFSVIPIGPEVTIFGERTALQLVDLPVGLLVVLASASIGVYGIVLAGWASGSPYPLLGSLRSAAQVISYEIAMGLSFVAVIMYAGTLSTSGIVEAQAHGWFALLLPFSFLVYAVSMVGETNRAPFDLPEAESELVGGFHTEYASLKFALFFLAEYINMVTVSALASTLFLGGWHAPWPLNLIGDGVLDTGWWGALWFLGKTLLFLFFFVWLRATLPRLRYDQFMNLGWKLLVPLSLLWIVVVTVIRALRNEQLLTSPQFLIIGAVVIAAVVAAAFLLPDRKPAEPAEPEAPMAGSGFPVPPLDLQVPPTPPRRTQVPSSGADDASKEGAGSV, encoded by the coding sequence ATGACCCGTACCGCGGAACTGCTCGCCGACGACCCGATCTGGCTGATCCTGATCAAAGTCGTGGTGATCTTCGCCTTCCTGGTGTTGATGACGCTGCTGACGATCTGGGCGGAACGCCGCGTCATCGGCCGCATGCAGCACCGTCCCGGCCCGAACCGGGCCGGACCGTTCGGCATCCTGCAATCGCTTGCCGACGGGCTGAAGCTCGCGTTCAAAGAGGACATCCGGCCGGTGATGGCCGACAAGTGGGTGTACTTCCTGGCCCCGGTGATCTCCGCGACTCCCGCGCTGGTGTCGTTCTCGGTGATCCCGATCGGCCCGGAGGTCACGATCTTCGGCGAGCGCACCGCGCTGCAACTCGTGGACCTGCCGGTCGGCCTGCTGGTGGTGCTGGCCAGCGCCTCCATCGGTGTGTACGGCATCGTGCTCGCCGGGTGGGCGTCCGGTTCCCCGTACCCGCTGCTCGGTTCCCTGCGCTCGGCGGCGCAGGTGATCTCCTACGAGATCGCGATGGGCCTGTCGTTCGTGGCCGTGATCATGTACGCGGGCACGCTGTCCACCTCGGGAATCGTCGAAGCGCAGGCCCACGGCTGGTTCGCGCTGCTGCTGCCGTTCAGCTTCCTGGTCTACGCGGTGTCCATGGTCGGCGAGACCAACCGCGCCCCGTTCGACCTGCCGGAAGCCGAATCGGAACTCGTCGGCGGCTTCCACACCGAGTACGCCTCGCTGAAGTTCGCGCTGTTCTTCCTCGCCGAGTACATCAACATGGTCACCGTCTCGGCCCTGGCCAGCACGTTGTTCCTCGGCGGCTGGCACGCGCCGTGGCCGCTGAACCTGATCGGCGACGGCGTGCTCGACACCGGCTGGTGGGGAGCGCTCTGGTTCCTCGGCAAGACGCTGCTGTTCCTGTTCTTCTTCGTGTGGCTGCGCGCCACCCTGCCGCGGCTGCGCTACGACCAGTTCATGAACCTCGGCTGGAAGCTCCTGGTCCCGCTGAGCCTGCTGTGGATCGTCGTCGTCACCGTGATCCGCGCGCTGCGCAACGAGCAGCTGCTGACCTCGCCGCAGTTCCTGATCATCGGCGCGGTGGTGATCGCGGCGGTCGTGGCCGCCGCCTTCCTGCTCCCGGACCGCAAGCCGGCGGAACCGGCCGAGCCCGAAGCTCCGATGGCGGGCAGCGGCTTCCCGGTTCCGCCACTGGACCTGCAAGTGCCCCCGACCCCACCGCGACGCACCCAGGTGCCGTCGTCCGGGGCCGACGACGCCTCGAAGGAGGGAGCGGGCAGTGTTTGA
- a CDS encoding NADH-quinone oxidoreductase subunit G has translation MTVASERETKPVPEGHVRLTIDGVEIDAPKGELLIRTAERMGIVIPRFCDHPLLDPAGACRQCLVEVEMNGRAMPKPQASCTMTVADGMVVKTQNTSPVADKAQQGVMELLLINHPLDCPICDKGGECPLQNQALKHGRAESRFHDTKRTFAKPVPISEQVLLDRERCVLCQRCTRFSKQIAGDPFIELLERGAVQQIGIAEQQPFQSYFSGNTIQICPVGALTSAAYRFRSRPFDLVSTPGVCEHCSSGCSTRTDWRRGKVMRKLAGEDPEVNEEWICDKGRFGFRYTTATDRFTRPLVRENGELRSASWTEALRKAAEGLIAARDDRGVGVLPGGRLTVEDAYSYAKFARIALRTNDIDARARAHSDEELAFLASTVVGTGPDSGAVTYADLEAAPAVLCVAFEPEEEAPIVFLRLRKAARKGRTKIFHLGQWNSPGVEKTTRIMNDGGPVRTGALLPCPPGGEAAALAELPSEVDELLRSGGAVLAVGERAAQIPGLFSELERTAARTGARIAWIPRRAGERGAVEAGALPTLLPGGRDVGDLTACAEVAQTWGVDADSLPGTPGRDTTSILRAAARGDLGGLLVGGVDPDDLPDPELARQAVAHADFVVSLEMRPSAVTEHADVVLPIAPSVEKSGSYLNWEGRRREFGVTIESTALPDCRVLDTLAVEMDADLFTQSPAAAGAELDRLGRGTGAKPPAPDEVVRPAAPPGPGRALLATWRQLLDDASLQVEEPNLAGTRRDTVAMLSPATAQRLGVRERQHVEIRGDRGAITVEARLTEMPDEVVWLPSASGPSQVNRVLGVGHGASVALAPAIATTNGHANGHVGNGHSGNGHAGLGFGGAEGSRS, from the coding sequence GAGCTGCTGATCCGCACCGCCGAGCGGATGGGCATCGTCATCCCCCGGTTCTGCGATCACCCGCTGCTGGACCCGGCGGGCGCGTGCAGGCAGTGCCTGGTCGAGGTCGAGATGAACGGCCGGGCGATGCCGAAGCCGCAGGCTTCGTGCACGATGACCGTCGCCGACGGCATGGTCGTGAAGACGCAGAACACGTCGCCGGTGGCGGACAAGGCGCAGCAGGGCGTGATGGAGCTGCTGCTGATCAACCACCCGCTGGACTGCCCGATCTGCGACAAGGGCGGCGAGTGCCCGCTGCAGAACCAGGCGCTCAAGCACGGCCGCGCCGAGTCCCGGTTCCACGACACCAAGCGGACCTTCGCCAAGCCGGTGCCGATCTCCGAGCAGGTGCTGCTGGACCGGGAGCGCTGCGTGCTGTGCCAGCGCTGCACCCGGTTCTCCAAGCAGATCGCCGGTGACCCGTTCATCGAACTGCTGGAACGCGGGGCGGTGCAGCAGATCGGCATCGCCGAGCAGCAGCCGTTCCAGTCGTACTTCTCCGGCAACACCATCCAGATCTGCCCGGTCGGCGCGTTGACCAGCGCGGCCTACCGGTTCCGGTCCCGGCCGTTCGACCTGGTGTCCACGCCGGGCGTGTGCGAGCACTGCTCGTCGGGCTGCTCGACGCGGACGGACTGGCGGCGCGGCAAGGTGATGCGCAAGCTCGCGGGCGAGGACCCGGAGGTCAACGAGGAGTGGATCTGCGACAAGGGCCGGTTCGGCTTCCGCTACACCACCGCGACGGACCGGTTCACCCGGCCGTTGGTGCGGGAGAACGGTGAGCTGCGGTCCGCTTCCTGGACGGAAGCACTGCGCAAGGCGGCCGAGGGGCTCATCGCGGCTCGCGACGACCGCGGCGTGGGGGTGCTGCCGGGCGGCCGGTTGACGGTGGAGGACGCCTACTCGTACGCGAAGTTCGCGCGGATCGCGTTGCGCACCAACGACATCGACGCCAGGGCTCGCGCCCACTCCGACGAGGAGCTCGCGTTCCTGGCCTCGACCGTGGTGGGCACGGGACCGGACTCGGGCGCGGTCACCTACGCGGACCTCGAAGCCGCGCCCGCCGTGCTGTGCGTGGCGTTCGAACCGGAGGAAGAGGCGCCGATCGTGTTCCTGCGGCTGCGCAAAGCGGCGCGCAAGGGACGCACGAAGATCTTCCACCTGGGGCAGTGGAACTCGCCCGGCGTGGAGAAGACCACGCGGATCATGAACGACGGCGGACCGGTGCGCACCGGCGCGCTGCTGCCCTGCCCGCCCGGCGGGGAGGCGGCCGCGCTGGCCGAGCTTCCGTCCGAAGTGGACGAATTGCTGCGGTCCGGTGGCGCGGTGCTCGCCGTCGGCGAACGCGCCGCGCAGATTCCCGGGCTGTTCTCCGAACTGGAGCGCACCGCTGCCCGCACCGGCGCGCGGATCGCCTGGATCCCGCGCCGCGCAGGCGAACGCGGCGCCGTCGAAGCCGGGGCGCTGCCGACGCTGCTGCCCGGCGGGCGCGACGTCGGCGACCTCACCGCCTGCGCCGAAGTCGCCCAGACCTGGGGCGTGGACGCCGACAGCCTGCCCGGCACGCCGGGGCGCGACACCACCAGCATCCTGCGTGCCGCCGCCCGCGGCGACCTCGGCGGGCTGCTCGTCGGCGGCGTCGACCCGGACGACCTGCCCGACCCGGAACTCGCCCGGCAAGCCGTGGCGCACGCCGACTTCGTCGTCAGCCTCGAAATGCGGCCCAGCGCCGTCACCGAGCACGCCGACGTGGTGCTGCCGATCGCGCCGAGCGTGGAGAAGTCGGGCAGCTACCTGAACTGGGAAGGCCGCCGCCGCGAATTCGGCGTCACCATCGAGAGCACCGCGCTGCCGGACTGCCGGGTGCTGGACACGCTTGCCGTGGAGATGGACGCGGACCTGTTCACCCAGAGCCCGGCGGCGGCGGGAGCCGAACTGGACCGGCTCGGCCGCGGTACCGGCGCGAAGCCTCCGGCGCCGGACGAGGTGGTGCGCCCCGCCGCACCACCGGGACCGGGCCGGGCGCTGCTGGCGACCTGGCGGCAACTGCTCGACGACGCCTCCCTGCAGGTCGAGGAACCGAACCTCGCGGGCACCCGGCGGGACACGGTGGCGATGCTCTCGCCCGCCACCGCGCAACGACTCGGCGTGCGGGAACGCCAGCACGTCGAGATCCGCGGCGACCGCGGTGCGATCACCGTCGAGGCGCGGCTCACCGAGATGCCCGACGAAGTGGTGTGGTTGCCCAGCGCCTCCGGCCCGTCGCAGGTGAACCGGGTGCTCGGCGTCGGCCACGGCGCATCGGTGGCGCTCGCCCCGGCGATCGCCACCACCAACGGGCATGCGAACGGGCACGTGGGCAACGGGCACAGCGGCAACGGGCACGCCGGACTCGGCTTCGGCGGCGCGGAAGGGAGCCGGTCATGA